Proteins encoded together in one Aeromonas encheleia window:
- the argH gene encoding argininosuccinate lyase, whose translation MALWGGRFSQGADSRFKQFNDSLRFDYRLAEQDIQGSMAWAKALVKVGVLTADEQAQLQQAMEVLLASVQQDPQQILSSDAEDIHSWVEGKLIDAVGTLGKKLHTGRSRNDQVATDLKLWCKAQGELLLASITALQQGLVASARANQAAVLPGYTHLQRAQPVTFAHWALAYVEMLERDHSRLQDALKRLDTSPLGCGALAGTAYAIDREALALDMGFTGATRNSLDSVSDRDHVVELMHVASLSMTHLSRFAEDLIFYNTGEAGFVELSDAVTSGSSLMPQKKNPDALELIRGKTGRVVGAQMGMLMSLKALPLAYNKDMQEDKEGLFDALDTWHDCLDMAALVLIDLKVNVERTKAAAQGGYANATELADYLVAKGIPFREAHHIVGEVVVHAIAVKKPLEELSLGEFQRFSPVVGEDVYPNLELEATLAKRVAKGGVARELVDAALGTAEAWLAKRS comes from the coding sequence ATGGCACTTTGGGGTGGACGCTTCAGTCAGGGAGCAGACAGCAGATTCAAGCAATTCAACGATTCGCTGCGCTTCGATTACCGCTTGGCGGAGCAGGATATCCAGGGCTCCATGGCCTGGGCCAAGGCGCTGGTGAAAGTGGGCGTCTTGACCGCCGATGAGCAGGCGCAGTTGCAGCAGGCGATGGAGGTGCTGCTCGCCTCGGTGCAGCAGGATCCCCAGCAGATCCTGAGCTCGGATGCCGAAGACATCCACTCCTGGGTCGAGGGCAAGCTCATCGATGCCGTCGGCACCCTGGGCAAGAAGTTGCACACCGGCCGCTCGCGCAACGATCAGGTCGCCACCGATCTCAAGCTCTGGTGCAAGGCGCAGGGTGAGCTGCTGCTCGCCTCCATCACCGCCCTGCAACAGGGGCTGGTGGCCTCAGCGCGTGCCAACCAGGCCGCGGTGCTGCCCGGTTACACCCACCTGCAGCGGGCCCAGCCGGTTACCTTCGCCCACTGGGCGCTGGCCTATGTGGAGATGCTGGAGCGGGATCACTCCCGTCTGCAGGATGCACTGAAACGGCTCGACACCAGCCCGCTCGGCTGTGGCGCCCTGGCGGGCACTGCCTACGCCATCGACCGCGAGGCGCTGGCGCTGGACATGGGCTTCACCGGCGCGACCCGCAACAGCCTGGATTCGGTGTCGGACCGGGATCACGTGGTGGAGCTGATGCATGTGGCGTCGCTCTCCATGACCCATCTGTCGCGCTTCGCCGAAGACCTCATCTTCTACAACACCGGCGAGGCGGGCTTCGTCGAGCTGTCCGATGCGGTCACCTCCGGCTCCTCCCTGATGCCCCAGAAGAAGAACCCGGATGCGCTTGAGCTCATTCGTGGCAAGACAGGCCGGGTGGTCGGCGCCCAGATGGGCATGCTGATGAGCCTCAAGGCGCTGCCGCTGGCCTACAACAAGGACATGCAGGAAGACAAAGAGGGGCTGTTCGACGCCCTCGACACCTGGCACGACTGCCTCGACATGGCGGCGCTGGTGCTGATCGATCTCAAGGTGAACGTCGAGCGCACCAAGGCGGCGGCGCAGGGCGGCTACGCCAACGCCACCGAGCTGGCGGACTATCTGGTGGCCAAGGGGATCCCGTTCCGCGAGGCGCACCATATCGTCGGTGAGGTGGTGGTCCATGCCATAGCGGTGAAGAAGCCGCTGGAGGAGCTCTCCCTCGGCGAGTTCCAGCGCTTCAGCCCGGTGGTCGGCGAGGATGTCTATCCCAACCTGGAGCTGGAGGCGACCCTGGCCAAGCGGGTCGCCAAGGGCGGCGTCGCCCGCGAGCTGGTGGATGCGGCTCTCGGCACCGCCGAAGCCTGGCTGGCCAAGCGCAGCTGA
- a CDS encoding argininosuccinate synthase: MSGINKIVLAYSGGLDTSAIIPWLKENYDAEIIAFVADVGQERDDLDGIEQKAIASGATKCIVKDLREEFVKEYVYPTLKTGAVYEGTYLLGTSMARPIIAKAMVEAALAEGADAISHGCTGKGNDQVRFEGAVAALAPQLKVIAPWRLWDMRSREDLLAYLEARDIPCKATLKKIYSRDANAWHISTEGGELESTWNEPSEAVWQWTVPAEQAPNEPEYVKLTVAQGEVVAVDDQPLTPHQILTTLNERAGKHGVGRIDITENRMVGMKSRGCYETPGGTVMVAALRAVEELVLDRPTRAWREKLGAEFSHLVYDGRWFTPLCKAIVASANAIAEDLDGEVVLKMYKGQVSAVQKKSPNSLYSEDFATFGADEVYDQSHAEGFIRLYTLASRIRAMKEQQQAIGGDHTHG, translated from the coding sequence ATGAGCGGAATCAACAAGATCGTACTGGCTTACTCGGGCGGACTGGATACCTCGGCCATTATTCCCTGGCTGAAAGAGAACTACGATGCGGAAATCATCGCCTTCGTCGCCGACGTCGGTCAGGAGCGTGACGATCTGGACGGGATCGAGCAGAAAGCCATTGCCTCCGGTGCCACCAAGTGCATCGTCAAGGACTTGCGCGAAGAGTTCGTCAAAGAGTACGTCTACCCGACCCTGAAGACCGGTGCCGTCTACGAAGGCACCTACCTGCTGGGCACCTCCATGGCCCGTCCCATCATTGCCAAGGCGATGGTGGAAGCGGCCCTGGCGGAAGGTGCCGACGCCATCTCCCACGGCTGTACCGGCAAGGGCAACGATCAGGTGCGTTTCGAAGGCGCCGTGGCCGCCCTGGCCCCGCAGCTGAAGGTGATCGCCCCCTGGCGTCTGTGGGACATGCGCTCCCGGGAAGATCTGCTGGCCTATCTGGAAGCCCGCGACATCCCCTGCAAGGCGACCCTGAAGAAGATCTACAGCCGTGATGCCAACGCCTGGCACATCTCCACCGAGGGTGGCGAGCTGGAGAGCACCTGGAACGAGCCGTCCGAGGCGGTCTGGCAGTGGACTGTGCCGGCCGAGCAGGCACCGAACGAGCCGGAATACGTCAAGCTGACCGTGGCTCAGGGTGAAGTGGTCGCCGTTGACGACCAGCCGCTGACCCCGCACCAGATCCTGACCACCCTGAACGAGCGTGCCGGCAAGCACGGCGTGGGCCGCATCGACATCACCGAGAACCGCATGGTGGGCATGAAGTCCCGTGGCTGCTACGAGACCCCGGGTGGCACCGTCATGGTCGCCGCGCTGCGCGCCGTGGAAGAGCTGGTGCTGGACAGACCGACTCGCGCCTGGCGCGAGAAGCTGGGTGCCGAATTCTCCCACCTGGTCTATGACGGTCGCTGGTTCACCCCGCTGTGCAAGGCCATTGTCGCCTCCGCCAACGCCATCGCCGAGGATCTCGACGGTGAAGTGGTGCTGAAGATGTACAAGGGCCAGGTCAGCGCGGTGCAGAAGAAGTCGCCGAACAGCCTCTACTCCGAAGACTTCGCCACCTTCGGCGCCGACGAGGTGTACGACCAGAGCCACGCCGAAGGCTTCATCCGTCTCTACACCCTGGCCAGCCGGATCCGTGCCATGAAGGAGCAACAGCAGGCGATCGGTGGTGATCACACCCACGGTTGA